The Nocardia sp. NBC_00508 nucleotide sequence CTGGAACGTCGCCGAGATCCTTGCCCACCTCTCGATGGACTACCGGCTCATGCCGGGCGACCTCGTCTACACGGGCACCCCGGCGGGCGTCGCCGCCCTCCGACCCGGAAACGAGGTCCGGGTGGACATCGATGGGCTCACCCCACTGACCGTCACCATCGCTGAAAGGAAGAACCATGCGACCCACTGAGCGCATCGACTACGACCCGATCGACGGCCGGGCACCGCTGCATCTGCCTGGCGGGGCAAAGGTGGCCGTGTGGCTGATCGTCAATGTCGAGGAATGGTCGGACTCGGAGCCGATGCCACGCACCGTCCTCACCCCGCCCGCGGGCGGGGTGCCATCGCCTGACGTGCCCAACTGGGCGTGGCACGAATACGGCAATCGCGTCGGCTTCTGGCGCATGCTGCGGGTGCTCGACGCATACGAGATCCCGGTGGCCCTCGCCGTCAACGGATCAGCGGTCGCCGCCTACCCCCAGATCACCTCCGCCGCTACCGCGCGGAACTGGGAGTTCATCGGGCACGGCTACACCCAGAAGAACATGCAAAAGGTCGACGACGAACGCCTCGACATCCAGCGCACGCGCGACGCCATCGCGGCGGCAACCGGTAGGCCCCCGCGCGGCTGGCTCGGCCCCGGGCTCACCGAGACCTGGGAGACTCCCGACATCCTGGTCGAAGAGGGCTACGAGTACGTCTGCG carries:
- a CDS encoding polysaccharide deacetylase family protein, which encodes MRPTERIDYDPIDGRAPLHLPGGAKVAVWLIVNVEEWSDSEPMPRTVLTPPAGGVPSPDVPNWAWHEYGNRVGFWRMLRVLDAYEIPVALAVNGSAVAAYPQITSAATARNWEFIGHGYTQKNMQKVDDERLDIQRTRDAIAAATGRPPRGWLGPGLTETWETPDILVEEGYEYVCDWVLDDQPTLLRTRTAPIVNVPYTQECNDVAMMLIQHHSADEYRQRAIDQFDQLLADARADGSARVMALVVHPYIMGVPHRLRYLDRALRHISAHPEAHFCTGEQILDAYINHLGAVPGPVT